From the genome of Polyodon spathula isolate WHYD16114869_AA chromosome 14, ASM1765450v1, whole genome shotgun sequence, one region includes:
- the LOC121326496 gene encoding uracil nucleotide/cysteinyl leukotriene receptor-like, translating to MNTSSTESVSLLSNQSNESCSSREPALENILFAGFYLVVFLLALIGNGLALLVFSRQRGPESPANVFLVHLAVADLSYVTILPLRATYHLMGGHWPFGEVPCRLAGFLFYVNMYASLYFLACVAGDRYLAVVHAVRSMKIRYARYAHIASAALWVLVTVSMVPLLITQQTAQVDNTTICLQLYREKTSRRALVSLAVAFTPPFLTTLACYLLIARSLQQGVRLESELKTKALRTIGLVLLIYLLCFLPYHVSRATFILSHGHPGASCQARRGLLLGNRLTSSLTCLNGALDPLVYLFGAEKFRDSLRRLLCGEKTGQSVATSGEGKRTHESSLSAKSEF from the coding sequence ATGAACACCTCATCGACGGAATCTGTATCTCTACTCTCCAACCAATCCAATGAGAGCTGCAGCAGCAGGGAGCCAGCACTGGAGAACATCCTGTTTGCTGGCTTCTACCTTGTTGTTTTCCTATTGGCTCTGATTGGGAATGGATTGGCTCTCTTGGTGTTTTCTCGGCAGCGAGGACCTGAGTCTCCTGCAAATGTCTTCCTGGTGCACTTGGCTGTGGCTGACCTCTCCTACGTGACCATCCTGCCACTGCGAGCCACATACCACTTAATGGGAGGCCACTGGCCATTTGGGGAAGTGCCTTGTCGGTTGGCAGGCTTCCTGTTCTATGTAAACATGTACGCCAGCCTTTACTTCCTGGCCTGTGTTGCAGGAGACCGGTACTTGGCCGTTGTACATGCTGTGCGCTCAATGAAGATTCGCTACGCACGTTATGCCCATATTGCCAGTGCTGCACTCTGGGTCCTGGTTACTGTGTCAATGGTGCCTTTGCTTATCACCCAGCAGACAGCACAGGTGGACAACACCACCATTTGCCTGCAGCTGTACCGTGAGAAGACCTCTCGCCGTGCCCTGGTCTCCCTTGCTGTGGCCTTCACCCCACCCTTCCTCACCACCCTTGCATGCTACCTGCTGATTGCCCGCAGCCTACAACAGGGAGTGCGGCTTGAATCAGAGCTTAAGACCAAGGCACTGCGCACCATTGGGCTGGTGCTGCTTATCTACCTGCTGTGCTTCCTGCCCTACCATGTCAGCCGTGCCACCTTCATCCTCTCACACGGGCATCCTGGAGCCTCCTGCCAGGCCAGGAGAGGCCTGTTGCTGGGCAACAGATTGACCTCTTCCCTGACTTGTCTTAATGGTGCCCTTGACCCACTGGTTTATCTCTTTGGCGCTGAGAAGTTCCGGGACAGTCTGAGACGTCTTCTCTGTGGAGAAAAGACTGGGCAGTCAGTGGCTACCAGTGGAGAAGGGAAGAGGACCCACGAGAGCTCATTGAGCGCCAAGTCTGAGTTCTGA